The Streptomyces sp. CC0208 genome window below encodes:
- a CDS encoding biotin transporter BioY: MSTAVAPVRTGQVLADLIPASRVRDVALVVGGAALTGLAAQLSVPVPGSPVPVTGQTFAALLVGTTLGARRGVASLALYALAGLAGLPWFAQGTSGFSVSFGYILGMILASAAVGALARRGADRNVWRTAGAMLVGEAIIYAVGVPYLAYAADMSLSAAVAAGLTPFLLGDALKAALAMGVLPTAWKLVKR; the protein is encoded by the coding sequence ATGAGCACCGCCGTCGCCCCCGTCCGCACCGGCCAGGTCCTCGCCGACCTGATCCCCGCCTCCCGCGTCCGGGACGTCGCGCTCGTGGTGGGCGGCGCCGCGCTCACCGGCCTCGCGGCCCAACTCTCCGTGCCCGTGCCGGGTTCCCCGGTGCCGGTGACCGGCCAGACCTTCGCCGCGCTGCTCGTCGGCACGACCCTCGGCGCCCGCCGCGGTGTCGCCTCCCTCGCCCTGTACGCGCTGGCCGGCCTCGCCGGGCTCCCGTGGTTCGCCCAGGGCACCTCCGGGTTCTCCGTCTCCTTCGGCTACATCCTCGGCATGATCCTGGCTTCCGCCGCCGTCGGCGCCCTGGCCCGCCGCGGCGCCGACCGGAACGTGTGGCGGACGGCAGGTGCCATGCTGGTAGGCGAGGCGATCATCTACGCGGTCGGCGTCCCGTACCTCGCCTACGCCGCCGACATGTCGCTGTCCGCCGCGGTCGCGGCCGGCCTCACGCCCTTCCTCCTCGGCGACGCCCTCAAGGCGGCCCTGGCGATGGGCGTCCTGCCGACCGCCTGGAAGCTCGTCAAGCGCTGA